From one Nonomuraea polychroma genomic stretch:
- the nrfD gene encoding NrfD/PsrC family molybdoenzyme membrane anchor subunit, with protein MSQTDVRMDGSAEVRTEREATPGSAGPRPLRPETARPEPTSYYGRPVLNEPTWQAPDIAGYLFLGGLAGASSALAAAADLTGRPHLARAAKTGALCALGGSLYSLIHDLGRPGRFLNMLRVFKVTSPMSVGTWLLTAYGPPAGCAAATALTGRLPRLGRTATIGAALTGSAVATYTAALICNTAVPAWHESYQEMPFLFAGSAAAAAGGLGMLAAPTAEAGPARRVALLGAAAECAAALRMERRLGPLAEPLKHSRLLRAGEALSLGGALAGLAFGRRSRIAAAAAGAALLAGSACTRFGIFHAGMGSANDPKYTIQPQRRRLARARAERDLQ; from the coding sequence CGAGGCCGCTGCGCCCCGAGACGGCGCGGCCCGAACCGACCTCCTACTACGGCCGACCGGTGCTGAACGAGCCGACGTGGCAGGCGCCCGACATCGCCGGCTACCTGTTCCTCGGCGGCCTGGCCGGCGCCTCCTCCGCACTGGCGGCCGCCGCCGACCTGACCGGCCGCCCGCACCTGGCCAGGGCTGCCAAGACCGGAGCGCTGTGCGCACTCGGCGGGTCCTTGTACTCGCTGATCCACGACCTCGGCCGGCCCGGGCGCTTCCTCAACATGCTGCGGGTGTTCAAGGTGACCTCGCCGATGAGCGTCGGCACCTGGCTGCTGACCGCGTACGGCCCGCCGGCCGGCTGCGCGGCGGCCACCGCCCTGACGGGGCGCCTCCCCAGGCTCGGCCGGACGGCCACGATCGGAGCCGCGCTGACCGGGTCCGCGGTGGCCACCTACACCGCCGCGCTGATCTGCAACACCGCCGTACCCGCCTGGCACGAGAGTTACCAGGAGATGCCGTTCCTGTTCGCCGGATCGGCCGCCGCGGCGGCGGGCGGGCTCGGCATGCTGGCCGCGCCCACGGCCGAAGCGGGCCCGGCCCGGCGGGTGGCGCTGCTGGGCGCGGCGGCGGAGTGCGCCGCCGCCCTCAGGATGGAGCGGCGGCTCGGGCCGCTGGCCGAGCCTCTCAAGCACAGCAGGCTGCTGCGCGCGGGCGAGGCGCTGTCGCTGGGCGGCGCGCTGGCCGGGCTCGCCTTCGGCCGGCGCAGCAGGATCGCGGCCGCCGCGGCGGGCGCGGCTCTGCTGGCGGGGTCGGCGTGCACCCGGTTCGGGATCTTCCACGCAGGAATGGGGTCGGCGAACGACCCGAAGTACACGATCCAGCCGCAACGCAGGCGGCTGGCGAGAGCGAGAGCGGAGCGTGATCTCCAATGA
- a CDS encoding NUDIX hydrolase family protein → MTEKTETTPSWLSPEELESVRGQLPILYVDAVPVRVDDTGVVTRVGLLLRIASDGTVSRALVSGRVLYYERIRDALLRHLEKDLGPVALPHIPASPQPFTVAEYFPTPGVTPYHDPRQHAVSLAYIVPVAGDCRPRQDALDLVWFTPEEAASPMVQQEMAGGQGVLLKQALAHVGCLP, encoded by the coding sequence ATGACCGAAAAGACCGAAACGACGCCTAGCTGGCTGTCCCCGGAAGAGCTCGAGTCCGTCCGCGGCCAGCTGCCGATTCTCTACGTCGACGCGGTGCCGGTGCGCGTCGACGACACCGGCGTGGTCACCCGCGTCGGCCTGCTGCTGCGCATCGCGTCGGACGGAACGGTCAGCCGGGCGCTCGTCTCGGGACGGGTGCTGTACTACGAGAGGATCCGCGACGCGCTGCTGCGCCACCTGGAGAAGGACCTCGGCCCGGTGGCGCTCCCGCACATCCCGGCGTCCCCGCAGCCCTTCACCGTCGCCGAATACTTCCCGACGCCGGGCGTCACGCCGTACCACGATCCGCGCCAGCACGCCGTGTCCCTGGCCTACATCGTCCCCGTCGCGGGCGACTGCCGGCCCCGGCAGGACGCGCTGGACCTCGTGTGGTTCACGCCCGAGGAGGCGGCGTCCCCGATGGTGCAGCAAGAGATGGCCGGCGGGCAGGGGGTGCTGCTGAAGCAGGCACTCGCGCACGTCGGCTGCCTTCCCTGA
- a CDS encoding arylsulfatase, with amino-acid sequence MINGPSRRALIAGTFASLAVPSAASATAEPGGLPSRPNVVVILADDLGWGEIGVQGQRLISTPNLDRMAAEGVRFEAAYSGAPLCAPSRCALLTGLHAGHGTVRENPEGGAQHSLTDADVTFAELLQLSGYRTACIGKWGFGPELPGQVSHPNMRGFDEFFGYIGHRHAHQYFPKYLWRNGAKVQLDGKSYAPHLFRERAVDFIRQSGDDPFLLYFATNLPHSPSVLPGDAGPYEDRTWSGPNRRHAAQVARLDTDVAALLRALRDAGVAERTLVLFTSDNGPHREKGVTPALFNSNGPFRGDKREVYEGGIRVPLIAWSPRLRPRVVKQPVASWDVLPTLADLAEVPVPANLDGLSFRGLLTGAGAPKHKHLVWNRPRKAQAIRRGRWKAVRLAPNIDGAGPEGRIELYDLAADPGERLDLAAARPDLTDELMVALDESIGPDPRIPYGLKTETTGSEIVVTLHNGSTVPWNEIKLGLDGPRKSRAHTVARLDPGMAIAVGFQLPAGSRGRVVALADFEAAGRSQHFRKVHRRNPFPADPVAP; translated from the coding sequence GTGATCAACGGGCCCTCGCGCCGCGCTTTAATCGCCGGAACCTTCGCCAGTCTCGCCGTGCCTTCCGCCGCTTCGGCCACCGCCGAACCCGGCGGCCTGCCGTCGCGTCCCAACGTCGTCGTCATCCTGGCCGACGACCTGGGGTGGGGCGAGATCGGCGTGCAGGGCCAGCGCCTGATCAGCACGCCGAACCTGGACCGGATGGCGGCCGAGGGCGTGCGGTTCGAGGCCGCGTACTCGGGGGCGCCGCTCTGCGCCCCCTCGCGCTGCGCCCTGCTCACCGGGCTGCACGCCGGGCACGGCACGGTACGCGAGAACCCCGAGGGCGGGGCACAGCACTCGCTCACCGACGCCGACGTGACCTTCGCCGAGCTGCTGCAGCTGTCCGGTTACCGGACGGCCTGCATCGGCAAGTGGGGCTTCGGGCCAGAGCTGCCGGGCCAGGTCTCGCACCCGAACATGCGCGGCTTCGACGAGTTCTTCGGCTACATCGGCCACCGCCACGCCCACCAGTACTTCCCCAAGTACCTGTGGCGCAACGGGGCCAAGGTGCAGCTCGACGGCAAGTCGTACGCGCCGCACCTGTTCCGCGAGCGGGCCGTCGACTTCATCCGGCAGAGCGGCGACGACCCGTTCCTTCTCTACTTCGCCACCAACCTGCCGCACTCGCCGAGCGTGCTCCCCGGCGACGCGGGCCCGTACGAGGACAGGACGTGGAGCGGTCCCAACCGCCGCCACGCCGCGCAGGTGGCCAGGCTCGACACCGACGTCGCCGCGCTGCTGCGCGCGTTACGCGACGCGGGCGTGGCCGAGCGCACGCTCGTGTTGTTCACCAGCGACAACGGCCCGCACCGGGAGAAGGGCGTGACCCCCGCGCTGTTCAACTCCAACGGACCGTTCCGCGGCGACAAACGCGAGGTGTACGAGGGCGGCATCCGCGTGCCGCTGATCGCCTGGTCGCCGCGGCTGCGGCCGCGCGTGGTCAAGCAGCCGGTGGCGTCCTGGGACGTGCTGCCGACGCTGGCGGACCTGGCCGAGGTGCCGGTGCCGGCGAACCTCGACGGGCTGTCCTTCCGCGGCCTGCTCACCGGCGCGGGCGCGCCCAAGCACAAGCATCTGGTGTGGAACCGGCCGCGCAAGGCCCAAGCCATCCGCCGCGGCCGGTGGAAGGCCGTCCGGCTCGCCCCGAACATCGACGGCGCCGGGCCCGAGGGCCGGATCGAGCTGTACGACCTGGCCGCCGACCCGGGGGAGCGGCTCGACCTGGCCGCGGCCCGGCCCGACCTGACCGACGAACTGATGGTCGCGCTGGACGAGTCGATCGGGCCCGACCCGCGCATCCCGTACGGACTGAAGACGGAGACCACCGGCAGCGAGATCGTCGTGACCCTGCACAACGGATCCACCGTGCCGTGGAACGAGATCAAGCTGGGGCTCGACGGGCCACGCAAGAGTCGCGCCCACACGGTGGCGCGGCTGGACCCGGGGATGGCGATCGCGGTCGGCTTCCAGCTGCCCGCCGGGAGCAGGGGCCGCGTCGTCGCCCTCGCCGACTTCGAGGCCGCCGGCCGGTCACAGCACTTCCGCAAGGTGCACCGCAGAAACCCGTTCCCGGCCGACCCCGTCGCCCCCTGA
- a CDS encoding sulfotransferase family protein gives MSWKYRANATLEGLTGYTLTRRLHKEPPKPPPKPPLELQRLPGDTVRPPVDPAHDRLLREPVFLLSSVRSGSTLLRVMLNSHSQVHSPIETHFRRITVGLGTDPVRQAMEALGHTHSDIEHIVWDRMLHRELTRSGKPILVEKTPSNVFVWKRLATCWPDARFVFLLRHPASIVQSWHEADPEKRPMEEAVPRTLSYMTYLEEARTHLDGLTMRYEDLVAGPEAALRRLCLFLGVEWEPGMLSYGNKDHGGFVKGIGDWRDKIRTGTVVAGRPLPTPDEVPEALHDICRKWEYLP, from the coding sequence ATGAGCTGGAAGTACCGGGCCAACGCGACGCTTGAGGGCCTGACGGGATACACCTTGACGCGACGGCTGCACAAGGAGCCGCCGAAGCCGCCACCGAAGCCCCCGCTGGAGCTGCAGCGGCTCCCCGGCGACACGGTGCGGCCACCCGTCGACCCGGCGCACGACCGGCTGCTGCGCGAGCCGGTCTTCCTGTTGTCGTCCGTGCGGTCGGGCTCCACGCTGCTGCGGGTCATGCTCAACAGCCATTCGCAGGTGCACTCCCCGATCGAGACGCACTTCAGGCGGATCACCGTGGGCCTCGGCACCGACCCGGTACGGCAGGCCATGGAGGCTCTCGGCCACACCCACAGCGACATCGAGCACATCGTCTGGGACCGCATGCTCCACCGGGAGCTGACCCGCAGCGGCAAGCCGATCCTGGTGGAGAAGACGCCGAGCAACGTGTTCGTCTGGAAGCGCCTGGCCACGTGCTGGCCGGACGCGCGGTTCGTCTTCCTGCTGCGCCACCCGGCGTCCATCGTGCAGTCCTGGCACGAGGCCGACCCGGAGAAGCGGCCCATGGAGGAGGCCGTGCCGCGCACGCTGAGCTACATGACGTACCTGGAGGAGGCCCGCACCCATCTGGACGGGCTGACCATGCGCTACGAGGACCTGGTCGCCGGCCCGGAGGCCGCGCTGCGGCGGCTCTGCCTGTTCCTCGGCGTCGAGTGGGAGCCCGGCATGCTCTCCTACGGCAACAAGGACCACGGCGGGTTCGTCAAGGGCATCGGCGACTGGCGGGACAAGATCCGCACCGGCACCGTCGTCGCCGGCCGGCCGCTGCCTACGCCGGATGAGGTGCCCGAGGCGCTGCACGACATCTGCCGGAAGTGGGAGTACCTGCCCTGA
- a CDS encoding MurR/RpiR family transcriptional regulator, with amino-acid sequence MTMAEDDGSLLIRIRAAMPALRPSERRIAEAFVAAPAAAANLSIADLAARCGTSTTSVVRFYRRMGYARYKDFRIDLTRAVAREELATSSLPEASGDIDRHDSLEGIVSKVAMNETLSIADTARSLDMAALAEAVALLGAARRIDTFGVGASALVGLDLQQKLSRIGRTAINWHDAHAAWTSAATLDGTCVAVAVSHSGATVDTVEFLSIARGSGAATVAITNFRDSPLAGAADVTLTTAARETKFRSGALGSRIAQLMVVDCLFTGVAQASYDESMEALRATYAVVHGRVVKRA; translated from the coding sequence ATGACCATGGCCGAGGACGACGGCAGCTTGTTGATCCGTATCCGCGCGGCCATGCCCGCCCTGCGGCCGTCCGAACGGCGCATCGCGGAGGCGTTCGTCGCGGCGCCGGCCGCGGCGGCGAACCTGTCCATCGCCGACCTGGCCGCCCGCTGCGGCACCTCCACCACCTCGGTGGTGCGCTTCTACCGGCGCATGGGGTACGCCCGGTACAAGGATTTCAGGATCGACCTGACGAGGGCGGTGGCCAGGGAGGAACTCGCCACGTCGAGCCTGCCGGAGGCATCCGGCGACATCGACCGCCACGACAGTCTGGAGGGCATCGTCTCCAAGGTGGCGATGAACGAGACGCTGTCCATCGCCGACACCGCCCGCTCGCTGGACATGGCGGCCTTGGCCGAGGCGGTGGCGCTGCTGGGGGCGGCCCGCAGGATCGACACCTTCGGCGTGGGCGCGAGCGCGCTCGTCGGGCTCGACCTGCAGCAGAAGTTGTCCAGGATCGGGCGTACCGCGATCAACTGGCACGACGCGCATGCGGCCTGGACGTCGGCGGCCACGCTGGACGGGACGTGCGTGGCGGTGGCGGTCTCGCACTCCGGCGCCACGGTGGACACCGTCGAGTTCCTCTCGATCGCCCGAGGGTCCGGGGCCGCGACCGTCGCGATCACGAACTTCCGCGACTCGCCGCTGGCCGGGGCGGCCGACGTGACGCTCACGACGGCCGCGCGGGAGACCAAGTTCCGCTCCGGTGCGCTGGGCAGTCGCATCGCGCAGCTCATGGTGGTGGACTGCCTGTTCACGGGGGTCGCGCAGGCCTCCTACGACGAGTCGATGGAGGCGCTGCGCGCCACGTACGCGGTCGTGCACGGCCGCGTGGTCAAACGGGCCTAG
- a CDS encoding ABC transporter substrate-binding protein, translating to MPRGAFSAVALTAALSIALTSCSSSSGPATGTGTAAAKGLVVGVTSDPDTLFPWKATQFQAVNVLQNLYGTLTEFDKDLNVVPGLAESWETAEDGKTLTLKLRQGVTFADGSTFDSKDVKSSLDKIMDEATAAVARASLSSVTSVEAPDPATVVLNLTGPDAALPANLATVNMAMLSSDDTEEKLNTAPNGTGPFTLSKRVPSQSITLARNDKYWGGEKPKVPTVEFRVIPDESSIVSAMQSGNVQLAVFNDPLVAQTAEGGGTITVTKTPQLNYHVLQLNARNGDLKDVNVRLAIQCAIDRQQVLSTAALGEGEVTGPITATAFKSDPNKRPCPNRDLTKAAEYLSKAGKSGGVTVKTIVSQGEYATSVNEAQNLKAQLAEAKINLELEVLESGAFVDRWVAADFDAAVALNGGRPDPDGSYGRYFTSKGNLNKVAGYSSPELDKLFAEGKATTDQAARKAIYDRVAAHLEENAAWIWLFSGYTYTATTAGVQGFTPMANGSLQYLRTTSAS from the coding sequence ATGCCCCGTGGCGCGTTCTCCGCAGTCGCCCTCACGGCGGCGCTGTCCATCGCCCTCACCAGCTGCTCGTCCTCCTCCGGGCCCGCCACCGGCACCGGCACGGCCGCCGCCAAGGGGCTCGTGGTCGGGGTCACGTCAGACCCGGACACGCTCTTCCCGTGGAAGGCCACCCAGTTCCAGGCCGTCAACGTGCTGCAGAACCTGTACGGAACGCTCACGGAGTTCGACAAGGACCTCAACGTGGTGCCCGGGCTGGCGGAGTCGTGGGAGACCGCCGAGGACGGCAAGACGCTCACGCTCAAGCTCCGCCAGGGCGTCACCTTCGCCGACGGCAGCACGTTCGACTCCAAGGACGTCAAGTCGTCCCTCGACAAGATCATGGATGAGGCCACGGCGGCGGTGGCCAGGGCGTCGCTGTCATCGGTGACGTCGGTCGAGGCGCCCGACCCGGCCACGGTGGTGCTGAACCTGACGGGCCCCGACGCCGCGCTGCCCGCCAACCTGGCCACGGTCAACATGGCGATGCTCTCCTCCGACGACACCGAGGAGAAGCTCAACACCGCCCCCAACGGCACCGGGCCGTTCACGTTGAGCAAGCGCGTGCCCAGCCAGTCGATCACCCTGGCCAGGAACGACAAGTACTGGGGTGGCGAGAAGCCGAAGGTTCCCACGGTCGAGTTCCGGGTCATCCCCGACGAGTCGTCCATCGTCTCGGCCATGCAGTCGGGCAACGTGCAGCTGGCGGTCTTCAACGACCCACTGGTGGCGCAGACCGCCGAGGGCGGCGGCACGATCACGGTCACCAAGACGCCGCAGCTCAACTACCACGTGCTGCAGCTCAACGCGCGCAACGGCGACCTGAAGGACGTCAACGTGCGCCTGGCCATCCAGTGCGCGATCGACCGGCAGCAGGTGCTCAGCACGGCCGCGCTCGGCGAGGGCGAGGTGACGGGTCCGATCACGGCCACCGCGTTCAAGTCGGACCCGAACAAGCGCCCCTGCCCCAACCGCGACCTCACCAAGGCCGCCGAATACCTGAGCAAGGCCGGCAAGTCCGGCGGGGTGACCGTCAAGACCATCGTCTCCCAGGGCGAGTACGCGACCTCCGTCAACGAGGCCCAGAACCTCAAGGCCCAGCTCGCCGAGGCCAAGATCAACCTTGAGCTGGAGGTGCTGGAGTCGGGCGCGTTCGTGGACCGGTGGGTGGCCGCCGACTTCGACGCCGCCGTCGCGCTGAACGGCGGCCGCCCCGACCCCGACGGCTCCTACGGCCGCTACTTCACCAGCAAGGGCAACCTCAACAAGGTCGCCGGCTACAGCTCCCCCGAGCTCGACAAGCTCTTCGCCGAGGGCAAGGCCACCACCGACCAGGCCGCCCGCAAGGCGATCTACGACCGGGTCGCCGCCCACCTGGAGGAGAACGCGGCCTGGATCTGGCTGTTCTCCGGTTACACCTACACCGCCACGACCGCGGGCGTGCAGGGCTTCACGCCGATGGCCAACGGCTCGCTGCAGTACCTGCGCACCACGTCCGCATCCTGA
- a CDS encoding ABC transporter permease: MRALLRNRVVRRVAGTLGTLFGVAVFVFVMLRAIPGDQITAGLGTEAAALTPAQRAALERYYGLDQPLVTQFFSWLGNMLTGNFGYSARNQQSVLDLTLQSLPVTFELAVLSIVLALLIGVPLGMVSASKAGAPRDAVGQAVSLAGLSIPAFLLATTLLSIFAASFRFNPNGQGFATLLEDPLLNLQQMVLPALVLGFGIAAPILRTTRAAVLEVRSHDFVRTARAKGVPERRLQVRHVLGNALVPIVTMTGLQFGYLLGGAVVVEQIFSVPGIGRQVLLGIQQKEYAVVQSTVLVIALAFVLVNLLTDVLYRIIDPRVRAS; encoded by the coding sequence ATGCGTGCTCTCCTGCGCAACCGCGTCGTCCGGCGGGTGGCGGGCACGCTCGGCACTCTCTTCGGGGTGGCCGTGTTCGTGTTCGTCATGCTCCGGGCGATCCCCGGCGACCAGATCACGGCAGGGCTCGGCACCGAGGCCGCGGCGCTCACCCCCGCCCAGCGGGCGGCGCTCGAGCGTTACTACGGGCTCGACCAGCCGCTGGTCACGCAGTTCTTCTCGTGGCTGGGCAACATGCTCACGGGGAACTTCGGCTACTCGGCACGTAACCAGCAGAGCGTGCTCGACCTGACGTTGCAGTCGCTGCCGGTGACGTTCGAGCTGGCGGTGCTGTCAATCGTGCTGGCGCTGCTGATCGGGGTGCCGCTCGGCATGGTGTCGGCGTCGAAGGCCGGCGCCCCGCGCGACGCCGTCGGGCAGGCGGTGAGCCTGGCGGGCCTGTCGATCCCGGCGTTCCTGCTGGCCACCACGCTGCTGTCGATCTTCGCGGCGTCGTTCCGGTTCAACCCCAACGGACAGGGCTTCGCGACGCTGCTGGAGGATCCGCTGCTCAACCTGCAGCAGATGGTGCTGCCCGCGCTCGTGCTCGGCTTCGGGATCGCGGCGCCGATCCTGCGCACCACGCGGGCGGCGGTGCTGGAGGTGCGCTCGCACGACTTCGTGCGCACCGCCCGCGCCAAGGGCGTGCCGGAGCGGCGGCTGCAGGTCAGGCACGTGCTCGGGAACGCGCTGGTGCCGATCGTGACGATGACCGGGCTGCAGTTCGGCTACCTGCTCGGCGGCGCGGTCGTGGTCGAGCAGATCTTCTCCGTGCCGGGCATCGGGCGGCAGGTGCTGCTGGGCATCCAGCAGAAGGAGTACGCGGTGGTGCAGAGCACGGTGCTGGTGATCGCGCTGGCGTTCGTGCTGGTCAATCTGCTGACCGACGTGCTCTACCGGATCATCGACCCGCGGGTGAGGGCGTCGTGA
- a CDS encoding ABC transporter permease: MTALRRSPAALAGSVVLVILAGVAALAYFGLLPYDPIAQNPPARFQPPSGGHLFGTDQFGRDVFSRVAAGVGNSALIAVVAVAFATVIGTLGGLVSGFYRGWADGAIGGVTNVLFAFPPLLLALSLAAVLDRNWFTIAVAIAIVYVPIFIRVTRGPVLSLREIEYVKAAVATGQSRWQIMLRHVLPNITSIIVVQVALSLSWAVLTEASLSFLGLGTPPPAPSLGSMIFEARSLVFVAPWTLVAPGVVVVLLVVGLNLLGDGLRDTLDPRNRGRRS, translated from the coding sequence GTGACGGCCTTGCGCAGGAGTCCCGCCGCGCTGGCGGGCTCGGTCGTCCTCGTGATACTGGCCGGGGTGGCGGCGCTGGCGTACTTCGGGCTGCTGCCGTACGACCCGATCGCGCAGAACCCGCCGGCGCGGTTCCAGCCGCCGTCGGGCGGGCATCTGTTCGGCACCGACCAGTTCGGCAGGGACGTGTTCTCGCGGGTGGCGGCCGGGGTGGGCAACTCGGCGCTCATCGCGGTCGTGGCGGTGGCGTTCGCGACCGTGATCGGCACGCTCGGCGGGCTCGTGTCGGGCTTCTACCGCGGCTGGGCCGACGGGGCGATCGGCGGGGTGACGAACGTGTTGTTCGCGTTCCCGCCGCTGCTGCTCGCGCTGTCGCTGGCGGCGGTGCTGGACCGCAACTGGTTCACGATCGCCGTGGCGATCGCCATCGTGTACGTGCCCATCTTCATCCGCGTCACCCGCGGCCCCGTGTTGTCGCTCAGAGAGATCGAGTACGTGAAGGCGGCGGTCGCGACCGGTCAGAGCCGCTGGCAGATCATGCTGCGGCACGTGCTGCCGAACATCACCTCGATCATCGTGGTCCAGGTGGCGTTGTCGCTGTCGTGGGCGGTGCTGACGGAGGCGTCGCTGAGCTTCCTGGGGCTCGGCACGCCGCCGCCCGCCCCGTCGCTCGGGTCGATGATCTTCGAGGCGCGCAGCCTGGTGTTCGTGGCCCCGTGGACGCTGGTCGCGCCGGGCGTGGTCGTGGTGCTGCTCGTGGTAGGGCTGAATCTGCTGGGCGACGGCCTGCGCGACACTCTCGACCCGCGTAACCGAGGAAGGCGCTCATGA
- a CDS encoding anhydro-N-acetylmuramic acid kinase, which yields MRVLGMISGTSHDGIDVAVVDFSRTGEVLEGRVGHTASTPYPEELRARLIAALPPAPTTLAEVCVLDTLIGQRFAAAAAEAIARGGPVDLIVSHGQTVFHWVEGAHARGTLQIGQPAWIAERTGVPVLSDVRVRDITAGGHGAPLVSVLDGLLLGGHAGGAAALNLGGIANMTVVREGALSAYDIGPANALIDAVVTSRRLNERGFDEDGAIAASGRVDSRLLEVLLDEPYYRLPAPKSTGKELFHLEYVETALARAGLRGTVGDADLVATLTELTVRTVADDVRAAGVSALVVSGGGCRNPVIMRGLRAALPGVEVAPSDAYGAPADDKEAIAFALIGWLTAHGLPGTVPGGTGASAARILGTLTPGAGPLVLPAPMTEPPRSLVLTR from the coding sequence ATGAGGGTTCTGGGGATGATCTCCGGCACGTCGCACGACGGGATCGACGTGGCCGTCGTCGACTTCTCGCGTACCGGCGAGGTGCTGGAGGGCCGGGTGGGGCACACGGCGAGCACGCCGTACCCGGAGGAGCTGCGGGCGCGGCTGATCGCGGCGCTGCCTCCGGCGCCGACGACGCTGGCGGAGGTGTGCGTGCTGGACACGCTCATCGGGCAGAGGTTCGCCGCGGCCGCCGCCGAGGCGATCGCCCGGGGCGGTCCCGTCGATCTGATCGTGTCGCACGGTCAGACGGTGTTCCACTGGGTGGAGGGGGCGCACGCGCGGGGCACGCTGCAGATCGGGCAGCCCGCGTGGATCGCCGAGCGGACCGGTGTTCCCGTGCTGTCGGACGTGCGCGTCCGCGACATCACGGCGGGCGGGCACGGGGCGCCGCTGGTGTCGGTGCTGGACGGGCTGCTGCTGGGCGGGCACGCGGGCGGCGCCGCGGCGCTCAACCTGGGCGGCATCGCCAACATGACCGTCGTGCGCGAGGGCGCGTTGTCCGCCTACGACATCGGTCCGGCGAACGCGCTGATCGACGCGGTGGTGACGAGCCGGAGGCTGAACGAGCGGGGGTTCGACGAGGACGGCGCGATCGCGGCGTCGGGGCGCGTCGACAGCCGGCTGCTGGAGGTCCTGCTCGACGAGCCCTACTACCGGCTGCCCGCCCCGAAGAGCACCGGCAAGGAGCTGTTCCACCTGGAGTACGTGGAGACGGCCCTGGCCAGGGCCGGTCTGCGCGGCACGGTTGGCGACGCGGATCTGGTGGCGACGCTGACGGAGCTGACCGTGCGCACCGTCGCCGACGACGTGCGTGCCGCCGGCGTCAGCGCCCTGGTCGTCTCGGGCGGCGGATGCCGCAACCCCGTCATCATGCGCGGGCTGCGCGCGGCCCTGCCCGGCGTGGAGGTGGCGCCGTCCGACGCGTACGGCGCGCCCGCCGACGACAAGGAGGCCATCGCGTTCGCCCTGATCGGCTGGCTGACCGCGCACGGCCTGCCCGGCACGGTGCCCGGAGGGACGGGCGCGAGCGCCGCCCGCATCCTCGGCACGCTCACGCCCGGCGCGGGCCCGCTCGTCCTGCCCGCCCCCATGACGGAGCCACCGCGCTCCCTGGTGCTGACCCGATGA
- a CDS encoding serine hydrolase domain-containing protein: MSRPPVDPPAGLIMAARTPWFDLTECSGHRTVRWEGGERWGEAPMTLDTYHDLASVTKIVATTTALMRLVSERLVDLDAPLSAYLPRSYEAITVRDLLLHRGGLWEWWPLYIQAQLPPPRYRPGRARHYSDLGFILLGRIVTAATGLRLDRAVAELVTRPLGLTQTTYARPTGTEVAMSALDDRVEMTMLDTGRPYPVPYRSSDFTRWRREPVLGQVADGNAYHSLDGVAGHAGLFSTVPDLLKYCTALSRYEEHDRLWRPEVAREFFAPGPDPEQALGFRRHALDLGDETVTVLGHPGYVGCAIGFVPGRDVALVVASNRLLVAGVPTPTEDLWHGLLQATTQRSRTA; encoded by the coding sequence GTGAGCCGGCCGCCCGTCGACCCGCCCGCGGGCCTGATCATGGCCGCGCGCACACCCTGGTTCGACCTGACCGAGTGCTCCGGCCACCGGACCGTGCGCTGGGAGGGCGGCGAGCGCTGGGGCGAGGCGCCCATGACCTTGGACACCTACCACGACCTGGCCTCGGTCACGAAGATCGTGGCGACCACGACGGCGCTCATGCGCCTGGTGTCGGAGCGGCTGGTGGACCTGGACGCGCCGCTGAGCGCGTACCTGCCGCGGTCCTACGAGGCGATCACGGTGCGGGACCTGCTCCTGCACCGGGGCGGGTTGTGGGAGTGGTGGCCGCTCTACATCCAGGCGCAGCTGCCACCACCGCGTTACCGGCCCGGCCGCGCGCGGCACTACTCCGACCTCGGCTTCATCCTGCTCGGCCGGATCGTCACGGCCGCGACCGGGCTGCGCCTGGACCGGGCGGTGGCCGAGCTGGTCACGAGGCCGCTGGGGCTCACCCAAACCACGTACGCCCGCCCCACGGGCACCGAGGTCGCCATGAGCGCCCTGGACGACCGGGTCGAGATGACCATGCTCGACACGGGAAGGCCGTACCCGGTCCCCTACCGCAGCTCCGACTTCACACGGTGGCGGCGCGAGCCCGTGCTCGGCCAGGTGGCCGACGGCAACGCCTACCACTCCCTCGACGGGGTCGCCGGGCACGCCGGGCTCTTCTCGACCGTGCCCGACCTGCTCAAATACTGCACCGCGCTGTCCCGGTACGAGGAGCACGACCGGCTGTGGCGGCCCGAGGTCGCCCGGGAGTTCTTCGCCCCGGGCCCGGACCCCGAGCAGGCGCTCGGCTTCCGCCGCCACGCCCTCGACCTGGGGGACGAGACGGTCACCGTGCTCGGCCACCCCGGCTACGTCGGCTGCGCCATCGGCTTCGTGCCCGGCCGGGACGTCGCCCTCGTCGTGGCGAGCAACCGCCTGCTCGTCGCGGGCGTACCGACGCCGACCGAGGACCTCTGGCACGGCCTGCTGCAGGCCACCACGCAACGATCGAGGACCGCATGA